From a single Leptospira levettii genomic region:
- a CDS encoding STAS domain-containing protein, which produces MVIHETSSNQVVVITIEGEVDLYNAKELKDILDDKMRKHQYEIVVNLEKVPFMDSSGIGTLVTAMYKLKKYHGNLKVCSVHGSVAKVFKMTGMESHLEVFETEEMAVTSMIKERNTHTD; this is translated from the coding sequence ATGGTCATTCACGAAACGTCTTCCAATCAGGTAGTTGTCATCACCATTGAAGGTGAAGTCGATTTGTACAATGCAAAAGAATTAAAAGACATTCTAGATGACAAAATGCGCAAACACCAATACGAGATTGTTGTGAATTTGGAAAAGGTCCCCTTTATGGATAGTTCTGGAATTGGAACACTCGTAACCGCTATGTACAAATTAAAAAAATACCATGGCAATTTAAAAGTTTGTAGTGTTCATGGATCCGTTGCAAAAGTTTTTAAGATGACTGGAATGGAAAGTCACTTGGAAGTATTTGAAACAGAAGAAATGGCAGTCACTTCCATGATCAAGGAACGTAACACGCATACGGACTAG
- a CDS encoding serine hydrolase domain-containing protein produces the protein MKQILILFFVLFTIQCSKDLSPFGGEVNVSPLPKRIKPEWPNPNWKIVTPESVGVSSAKLKLVEEYAFARTGDEKDRKGRRTDAVVILRNGKLIYEKYARNFKEDKLHLTWSVSKSILQTMYGIAVKDGLIKLDDPGYYHYEPLSRDEAHKKITIRHLLNMSSGLAAEEGYESGPLKSSVIAMLYTRGRQDMGNFCANLPLRAEPGTQVYYSSCDTNILSAILKKVYGKEEYDKLPFEKIFKPLGISNVTFERDASGTYVGSSYLYMTARDLAKIGYLYLNDGVWNGERFLPEGWLTFTRTPSPGYKTTPYSDDLSQDNYTAHWYANTGVPDRGIHEPWPDAPKDTFAALGHWGQMMYVIPSLDLVVVRFGDDREKAFIKNEFLKLIKESVIR, from the coding sequence ATGAAACAAATTCTGATTCTATTCTTTGTTCTTTTTACAATCCAATGTAGTAAAGACCTTTCTCCCTTCGGTGGAGAAGTAAATGTATCTCCACTCCCCAAACGTATCAAACCTGAATGGCCAAATCCAAACTGGAAAATTGTCACTCCAGAATCAGTCGGTGTTTCTTCCGCAAAACTCAAATTAGTTGAAGAGTATGCATTTGCACGAACTGGTGATGAAAAAGATAGAAAAGGTAGAAGAACTGATGCAGTTGTCATTCTTCGTAATGGAAAACTCATTTATGAAAAATATGCACGTAATTTTAAGGAAGACAAACTTCACCTAACTTGGTCAGTTTCTAAAAGTATTTTACAAACAATGTATGGAATTGCAGTCAAAGATGGACTGATCAAATTAGATGACCCTGGTTATTATCATTATGAACCACTGAGTAGAGATGAAGCACACAAAAAGATCACCATTCGTCATCTATTGAATATGTCCTCAGGTCTCGCTGCTGAAGAAGGTTATGAAAGTGGTCCACTCAAATCTTCTGTGATTGCTATGTTGTATACAAGGGGCCGACAAGATATGGGGAATTTTTGTGCCAACCTGCCTCTTCGCGCAGAACCGGGAACACAAGTATATTACTCAAGTTGTGATACCAATATCCTTTCTGCGATTTTAAAGAAAGTCTATGGCAAAGAAGAATATGATAAACTTCCTTTTGAAAAAATATTCAAACCACTTGGTATTTCAAATGTAACGTTTGAGAGAGATGCTTCCGGAACATATGTAGGTTCTTCGTATCTTTATATGACAGCACGGGATCTCGCGAAAATTGGATATCTGTATTTAAACGATGGTGTTTGGAATGGAGAAAGATTTTTACCCGAAGGTTGGTTAACATTCACTAGGACACCGTCACCAGGTTATAAAACAACTCCCTATTCTGATGATTTATCGCAGGATAATTACACAGCACATTGGTATGCAAATACAGGAGTTCCTGATCGAGGTATCCATGAACCATGGCCAGATGCTCCTAAAGATACCTTCGCCGCTCTTGGTCATTGGGGACAAATGATGTATGTGATTCCGAGTTTAGACCTCGTTGTTGTTCGGTTTGGTGATGACCGCGAAAAAGCGTTTATCAAAAATGAATTTTTAAAATTGATCAAGGAATCAGTGATTCGGTAA
- a CDS encoding energy transducer TonB produces the protein MAPLSFDFRLPEKEEGEKRLFFAFTFVILLASFFLAHLITRNMLWKMWAEEQTAENLSPKEQEKIYEVLVEQQFINPDKKDEYKALSNKDSAGGGGITEKQGFHTLTQFREFIMGSATSTPSKTQPKSEESKEDELFEFGIFKADPKTNSNSEERPNQVANAGQMTKIPFNYRFQQDFLFRWDGAKALTIPTKQLAGYYYFKNMLKRIEESFAPPGGGNFAYRDMAGIVAREGIKEGETKVLFMLSEQGQVLDVRLVSSQGQVVVDQACMDSIRGQNFGPVPEEVKAKGLIFGINFIFPGMRYYR, from the coding sequence ATGGCCCCACTCTCTTTTGATTTCCGATTACCCGAAAAAGAAGAAGGGGAAAAACGTCTCTTTTTTGCATTCACGTTTGTGATCTTACTTGCTTCCTTTTTTTTGGCTCACCTCATCACAAGGAATATGTTGTGGAAAATGTGGGCAGAAGAACAAACTGCCGAAAACCTAAGCCCAAAAGAACAAGAAAAAATATACGAAGTATTAGTGGAGCAACAGTTCATCAATCCAGATAAAAAAGATGAATACAAAGCATTGTCTAACAAGGATTCGGCGGGTGGTGGAGGGATCACTGAGAAACAAGGGTTCCATACATTAACACAATTCCGAGAATTCATTATGGGAAGTGCCACTTCCACTCCAAGTAAAACCCAACCCAAATCAGAAGAATCCAAAGAAGATGAACTGTTTGAATTTGGTATTTTTAAAGCAGACCCAAAAACCAATTCCAATTCAGAGGAACGACCAAACCAAGTTGCAAACGCTGGTCAAATGACAAAAATTCCATTTAATTATCGTTTCCAACAAGACTTCTTGTTTCGTTGGGATGGAGCAAAAGCTCTTACAATTCCCACCAAACAATTAGCAGGTTATTATTATTTCAAAAATATGTTAAAGCGGATAGAAGAATCCTTTGCCCCTCCCGGTGGTGGGAATTTTGCATATCGCGATATGGCGGGAATTGTTGCCAGAGAAGGAATTAAGGAAGGAGAAACCAAAGTATTGTTTATGTTAAGTGAACAAGGACAAGTTTTGGATGTTCGTCTGGTTTCTTCTCAAGGACAAGTTGTTGTCGACCAAGCCTGTATGGATTCGATACGAGGTCAAAACTTTGGCCCTGTCCCAGAAGAAGTGAAGGCCAAAGGTTTAATCTTTGGCATCAATTTTATTTTCCCTGGAATGCGTTATTACCGATAA
- the glmS gene encoding glutamine--fructose-6-phosphate transaminase (isomerizing) — translation MDPYPTFQYGTNLSSDNRNKIQVRFGIYLKEGKTMCGIVGYLGKRQALPVIIKGLKRLEYRGYDSAGVALLNGGLEIVKKKGKVADLETEIGNRKLEASLGIGHTRWATHGEPNDRNAHPHTSSDGKLAIIHNGIIENYGSIKKELESNGHIFKSDTDSEVLIHLIEEIKKQNQCSIEEAVRLALNEVVGAYAIVVLSKDNERSMIAARKGSPLVIGIGEDEYFVASDATPIIEYTNNVTYLNDQEMAIIKDGSLVVKNLENVTKTPFIQKLELDLEDIEKGGYPHFMLKEIFEQPKSIKDAMRGRLVSREHHLFLSGIDQYLNRFLNADRLILVGCGTSWHAGLIGEYLFEDLARIPTEVEYASEFRYRNPIVTERDVVIAVSQSGETADTLAAIELAKSRGALIFGVCNVVGSSIARASHAGAYLHAGPEIGVASTKAFTSQVSILTMMALYLGLKKGSISLSDYQTLLLELDSIPDKVAKILTKDEEIRSISEHFYRASNFLYLGRGFNFPVALEGALKLKEISYIHAEGYPAAEMKHGPIALIDEDMPVVFIATKDSSYEKVISNIQEVKARKGKVIAVVTEGDTEIKGMADFTFEIPKTADALVPLLAVIPLQLLSYHIAILRGCNVDQPRNLAKSVTVE, via the coding sequence TTGGATCCATATCCGACCTTCCAATACGGAACCAATCTTTCGAGTGATAACAGAAACAAAATCCAAGTCCGATTTGGAATATACCTTAAAGAGGGTAAAACAATGTGTGGAATCGTAGGTTATTTAGGAAAAAGACAGGCATTACCTGTCATCATCAAAGGTCTTAAACGATTAGAGTACAGAGGTTATGATAGTGCCGGAGTTGCTCTTTTAAATGGCGGATTAGAAATCGTCAAAAAAAAAGGAAAGGTTGCCGACTTAGAAACTGAAATCGGGAATCGAAAATTAGAAGCAAGCCTCGGAATTGGACACACTCGTTGGGCGACACATGGGGAACCTAATGATCGTAATGCGCATCCACATACGAGTTCAGATGGTAAGTTGGCCATCATTCATAATGGGATAATTGAAAATTATGGATCAATCAAAAAGGAACTCGAAAGTAACGGTCACATTTTTAAATCCGATACTGATTCTGAAGTCCTCATCCATCTAATCGAAGAAATCAAAAAACAAAACCAATGTAGCATCGAGGAAGCAGTTCGTCTGGCTTTAAATGAAGTTGTTGGTGCCTATGCAATTGTTGTACTTTCCAAAGACAATGAAAGGAGTATGATTGCGGCAAGAAAAGGATCACCCTTGGTCATTGGTATCGGAGAAGATGAATACTTTGTAGCTTCCGATGCAACTCCCATCATTGAATACACAAACAATGTTACTTATCTCAACGACCAAGAAATGGCCATCATTAAAGATGGAAGTTTAGTTGTTAAAAACTTAGAAAACGTAACTAAAACTCCTTTCATTCAAAAATTAGAATTAGATTTAGAAGACATTGAAAAGGGTGGATACCCTCACTTCATGCTCAAAGAAATTTTTGAACAACCAAAATCAATCAAAGATGCAATGCGCGGGCGATTGGTTTCTCGCGAACACCATTTGTTCTTAAGTGGAATTGACCAATACTTAAATCGATTTTTAAATGCGGATCGATTGATATTGGTTGGTTGTGGAACATCTTGGCATGCAGGGCTCATTGGAGAATATCTATTTGAAGACCTAGCACGGATTCCAACAGAAGTAGAATATGCATCAGAGTTTCGTTATAGAAATCCAATTGTAACAGAAAGAGATGTAGTGATTGCTGTATCTCAGTCTGGAGAAACAGCAGATACACTTGCAGCGATTGAACTAGCCAAATCAAGAGGTGCTCTGATCTTCGGTGTTTGTAATGTTGTTGGTTCATCGATTGCAAGGGCATCACACGCAGGTGCTTATTTACATGCAGGTCCTGAAATCGGTGTTGCTTCCACCAAAGCATTTACATCTCAAGTTTCGATCCTAACAATGATGGCTTTGTATTTAGGATTAAAAAAAGGTTCAATTTCTTTGTCTGATTACCAAACCCTTTTATTAGAGCTTGATTCCATCCCTGATAAAGTAGCCAAAATTTTAACCAAAGACGAAGAGATACGAAGTATTTCTGAACATTTTTACAGAGCATCTAACTTTCTTTATTTGGGACGTGGATTTAACTTCCCAGTTGCTTTGGAAGGTGCTTTAAAGTTGAAAGAAATTTCTTATATCCATGCGGAAGGGTATCCTGCAGCAGAAATGAAACATGGCCCAATTGCACTGATTGATGAGGATATGCCTGTCGTTTTCATTGCCACTAAAGATAGCTCTTATGAAAAAGTGATCTCCAATATCCAAGAAGTAAAAGCAAGAAAAGGAAAAGTCATTGCAGTTGTTACGGAAGGTGATACAGAAATCAAAGGAATGGCAGATTTTACTTTCGAAATTCCGAAAACTGCGGATGCATTAGTTCCATTGCTTGCAGTAATTCCATTACAACTATTATCTTACCACATAGCAATCCTTAGGGGATGTAATGTGGACCAACCTAGGAATTTAGCAAAATCTGTAACTGTGGAGTAA
- a CDS encoding alpha/beta fold hydrolase, producing the protein MTPSLQSHINSGKSVEIDGLSFFYLDEGKGDEIILLLPGFLTTSYNYRKLIELLSTHYRVLALDFLGTGFSSRPDGPLSHRLQAHYLSPFLEKVVGDKKVHVVAFDYALPIMCFAFKDQTNQYKSLSILGGFMNLPKFKFYFPLHFLRLPIIGEIFSFLFRPPLLRFFYKWFLVKKSHHFTSEWEKTMYHLLFEGKNRKNTLEFIRNVDRSTHALREIEEGAKQFVGLRQIYIGEEDFRISPNQTEYMKETLRTSSLVFLPCKHLAMEECPTVVFEKLHYFVDSFSHKKTKTFHFNKNNKD; encoded by the coding sequence ATGACACCTAGTTTACAGTCACATATCAATTCCGGAAAATCTGTTGAGATTGATGGTTTAAGTTTTTTTTATTTAGATGAAGGAAAAGGGGATGAAATCATTCTTCTATTGCCTGGTTTTTTGACCACTTCCTATAACTATCGTAAACTGATCGAATTGTTATCAACTCATTACCGAGTTTTAGCTTTGGATTTTTTAGGAACTGGATTTAGTAGTCGCCCTGATGGTCCATTGTCACATCGATTACAAGCTCATTATTTATCTCCTTTTTTAGAAAAAGTTGTGGGTGATAAAAAGGTCCATGTTGTTGCTTTTGATTATGCATTGCCAATTATGTGTTTTGCATTTAAAGATCAGACAAACCAGTATAAGTCATTATCCATTTTGGGTGGGTTTATGAACTTACCTAAATTTAAATTTTATTTTCCCTTACATTTTCTACGATTACCAATCATTGGTGAAATTTTTTCTTTTTTGTTTCGCCCACCTCTACTTCGATTTTTTTATAAATGGTTTCTCGTAAAAAAAAGCCATCATTTCACAAGTGAATGGGAGAAAACCATGTATCACTTGTTATTCGAAGGAAAAAACCGCAAAAACACACTAGAATTCATTCGGAATGTAGACAGGTCCACTCACGCTCTTCGTGAGATTGAAGAAGGTGCTAAACAATTTGTTGGATTACGGCAAATTTACATTGGGGAAGAAGATTTTCGTATTTCTCCAAACCAAACAGAATACATGAAAGAAACTCTAAGAACCAGTAGTTTAGTGTTTTTGCCTTGTAAACATCTAGCTATGGAAGAATGCCCGACAGTAGTTTTTGAAAAACTTCATTACTTTGTAGATAGTTTTTCTCATAAAAAAACCAAAACATTCCATTTTAACAAAAACAATAAGGACTAA
- a CDS encoding trypsin-like peptidase domain-containing protein, whose product MTEKKTNPLRYIAIAFSFLLLGTFLSPILTCGNSNENPLQLKADGGEKLSPAQTQAVALEDAFQEVFDRVSPSVVSIATEGTVNVPLHPFEYFFGRQDPRRSSRQQKLSGLGSGIVLNEDGYIMTNHHVIQNMDKFTVRLKNKKEFEAKLIGSDSTADIAILKISAPKGSLTPSLIGDSSKVKVGNWAIAIGAPLGLEQSFTVGVVSAIQRGGLDTSGLSYIQTDAAINQGNSGGPLLNIRGEVVGINRMIVSQSGGSEGIGFAIPINEARRVAEEIKTNGKVTRAWIGAGVDNIGDEDIRQFQLKDNKGAIIRQIVKGSPADKAGLTLHDVIISFDGKPVRSPEELVSFVLASPIGKRIELKIIRNKNEILTSITPEKKPN is encoded by the coding sequence ATGACTGAGAAAAAAACGAATCCTTTACGATATATCGCCATCGCGTTTAGCTTTTTATTACTGGGGACATTTTTGTCTCCCATCTTAACGTGTGGCAATTCAAACGAGAACCCGTTACAACTCAAAGCAGATGGTGGAGAAAAATTATCACCAGCTCAAACCCAAGCAGTTGCATTAGAAGATGCATTCCAAGAAGTGTTTGATCGAGTTTCTCCGAGTGTTGTTTCCATTGCAACGGAAGGAACTGTGAATGTTCCACTCCATCCGTTTGAATATTTTTTTGGCAGACAAGATCCAAGAAGGAGTTCACGCCAACAAAAACTTTCAGGCCTTGGTTCTGGCATTGTGTTAAACGAAGACGGATACATTATGACAAACCACCATGTGATCCAAAACATGGATAAATTCACTGTTAGGTTAAAAAACAAAAAAGAATTCGAAGCAAAATTGATTGGTTCCGATTCTACAGCTGACATTGCGATTTTAAAAATCAGTGCACCAAAAGGAAGTCTCACTCCCAGTCTAATTGGCGATTCCAGCAAAGTGAAAGTGGGGAACTGGGCGATAGCCATAGGTGCGCCACTTGGACTCGAACAATCCTTTACTGTGGGTGTGGTATCTGCCATCCAACGCGGAGGACTTGATACTTCTGGACTTTCCTACATCCAAACGGATGCTGCGATCAACCAAGGGAATAGTGGAGGTCCACTCCTCAATATCCGTGGAGAAGTTGTGGGGATCAATCGTATGATTGTGAGCCAATCTGGCGGATCAGAAGGAATTGGATTTGCGATTCCCATCAATGAAGCGCGACGTGTGGCAGAGGAAATCAAAACCAATGGAAAGGTCACCAGAGCTTGGATTGGAGCAGGTGTTGACAATATTGGAGATGAAGACATCCGCCAATTCCAATTAAAAGACAATAAAGGTGCCATCATCCGCCAAATTGTAAAGGGATCCCCAGCGGATAAAGCAGGACTCACATTACATGATGTCATCATCAGTTTTGATGGAAAACCAGTCCGCTCCCCAGAAGAGTTGGTGAGTTTCGTTTTGGCGTCGCCGATCGGCAAACGAATTGAATTAAAAATCATTCGAAATAAAAATGAAATCTTGACTTCCATCACTCCAGAGAAGAAACCCAATTGA
- a CDS encoding DJ-1 family glyoxalase III, whose translation MATQVLIPLCSGFEEMEAIILIDVLRRGNVNVVSISKSKEPVVASRHTIHLADKTFSEINPKDFDAIVLPGGLNGTKNLMAEPEIESLLQSFHQSKKTIGAICAAPAVLRKFQILSGENPYTSFPSTEDLVVGAGGKYTGKRIESYHHIHTSVGPGSAFEFALYLLELFEGKEVMEKVKQGLLLP comes from the coding sequence ATGGCAACTCAGGTTTTAATTCCTCTCTGTTCTGGTTTTGAAGAAATGGAAGCAATCATTTTGATTGATGTCCTACGTCGAGGAAATGTAAACGTTGTCTCCATTAGTAAATCAAAAGAGCCAGTGGTTGCATCACGACATACGATTCACTTGGCAGACAAAACATTTTCAGAAATCAATCCAAAAGATTTTGATGCCATCGTTCTACCGGGAGGTCTTAACGGCACAAAGAACCTTATGGCCGAACCTGAAATCGAATCTCTATTACAATCCTTCCACCAATCGAAAAAAACAATTGGTGCCATCTGTGCAGCACCTGCCGTTTTAAGAAAATTTCAAATTCTGTCGGGAGAAAATCCATACACATCTTTTCCCTCAACTGAGGATTTGGTGGTGGGAGCAGGTGGAAAGTATACGGGCAAACGAATTGAATCCTATCACCACATCCATACGAGTGTAGGGCCAGGTTCTGCTTTTGAATTTGCTTTGTATCTTTTAGAATTATTCGAAGGGAAAGAGGTGATGGAAAAGGTAAAACAAGGTTTGTTATTACCCTAG
- a CDS encoding carboxyl transferase domain-containing protein, whose amino-acid sequence MERLISKINPLSSDFISNRTTYLESLVPIRKIIEQVKLGGGKKALEKHKSRGKLTARERINELIDADTEFMEICGLAAEGVYPDPVPSAGIITGIGKVEGVDCMIVANDATVKGGTYYPLTVKKHVRAQEIAENNSLPCIYLVDSGGAFLPMQDEVFPDKDHFGKIFFNQARMSAKGISQIAVVMGSCTAGGAYIPAMSDESVIVKGNGTIFLGGPPLVKAATGEVVTGEELGGADVHCRISGVTDHYAEDDYHALEITRSIIKNLNAKTLTESKETEEPLYPSEEIYGIIERDSRKSYDPREIIARLVDGSRFHEFKKLYATTIVTGFAEIYGYPVGIIANHGVLFSESALKASHFIELCDQRRIPLLFLQNITGFMVGKKYENNGIARDGAKMVNAVSTTTVPKLTIVTGGSYGAGNYGMCGRAFAPEFLWMWPNARISVMGGEQAANVLWTVKKDQKEAAGETILPEEESTFKKPILDDYEKKSSAVYSSARLWDDGIIDPADTRKILGRALSVLSRRKEERKPFGVFRM is encoded by the coding sequence ATGGAAAGACTGATCTCAAAAATTAATCCCCTTTCGTCTGATTTTATATCAAATCGAACTACTTATTTAGAATCCCTCGTACCAATACGAAAAATTATCGAACAAGTGAAGTTAGGTGGTGGTAAAAAAGCCCTTGAGAAACATAAATCAAGAGGTAAACTCACTGCTCGTGAACGAATTAATGAATTGATCGATGCAGATACTGAGTTTATGGAAATTTGTGGCCTTGCCGCAGAAGGTGTTTACCCCGATCCAGTTCCATCTGCTGGAATTATCACAGGAATTGGAAAAGTAGAAGGTGTAGATTGTATGATTGTTGCCAATGATGCAACCGTCAAAGGGGGAACATATTATCCCTTAACAGTCAAAAAACATGTAAGAGCACAAGAGATCGCAGAAAACAATTCCTTGCCATGTATTTACTTAGTAGATTCTGGTGGTGCATTTTTGCCAATGCAGGATGAAGTGTTCCCCGACAAAGATCATTTTGGAAAAATATTTTTTAACCAAGCGAGAATGAGTGCGAAAGGTATATCCCAGATAGCAGTTGTTATGGGTTCATGTACGGCTGGTGGTGCTTATATTCCTGCAATGTCAGACGAGTCTGTCATTGTAAAAGGGAATGGGACTATTTTTTTGGGTGGTCCTCCACTTGTGAAAGCAGCAACTGGTGAAGTAGTGACGGGAGAAGAATTAGGTGGTGCTGATGTTCATTGCCGTATATCGGGTGTGACCGATCATTATGCAGAGGATGATTATCATGCATTAGAAATTACTCGATCCATCATTAAAAATTTAAATGCAAAAACTCTAACCGAATCGAAAGAAACAGAAGAGCCACTATACCCTTCTGAAGAAATTTATGGGATCATAGAACGTGATTCTAGGAAATCATATGATCCAAGAGAAATCATTGCTCGTTTGGTGGATGGTTCACGGTTTCATGAATTTAAAAAACTATATGCAACCACTATCGTAACAGGGTTTGCTGAAATTTATGGATACCCAGTTGGAATCATTGCCAATCATGGAGTATTATTTTCTGAATCTGCACTGAAAGCATCTCATTTCATTGAACTTTGTGACCAACGAAGGATCCCATTATTATTCCTCCAAAACATTACTGGTTTTATGGTAGGAAAAAAATATGAAAACAATGGGATTGCGCGTGATGGTGCAAAGATGGTCAATGCTGTTTCAACAACAACAGTTCCCAAGTTAACGATTGTTACAGGTGGTTCGTATGGTGCAGGGAATTACGGAATGTGTGGTCGTGCCTTTGCTCCTGAATTTTTATGGATGTGGCCCAATGCACGTATTTCTGTGATGGGTGGTGAACAAGCGGCCAACGTTTTATGGACTGTTAAAAAAGACCAAAAAGAAGCAGCGGGTGAAACCATCCTTCCAGAAGAAGAATCCACCTTCAAAAAACCAATTTTAGATGATTATGAAAAAAAATCCTCTGCGGTATACAGTTCAGCAAGGTTATGGGATGATGGAATCATCGACCCTGCAGACACTCGCAAAATTTTGGGAAGGGCATTGTCCGTCCTCAGTAGAAGAAAAGAAGAAAGAAAACCATTCGGTGTCTTTAGAATGTAA
- the ruvB gene encoding Holliday junction branch migration DNA helicase RuvB: MQAGEEEPNLRPTKLSEFIGQKEVLANLSVYVEAARKRKSPLDHVLISGPPGLGKTTLANIIANELAVAFTPTSAPAISKGADLVRFLTLLKTNEVLFIDEIHGFIKKQEELLYPAMENFFVDLVVGEGVTANALQIQLQPFTLVGATTRSGLVSDPLKSRFGIHLKLDFYTDEEMQIIVDRSAKLLGVNLGEGVAMEVGKRSRKTPRIANHLLKRVRDFAEVNNETSVSLKTCRYAFDRMGVDHLGLDAVDRQILDILISRYGGGPVGIKPIAVVLGEEERTIEDTYEPFLVRVGLIDRTPQGRVATKKAYEHLGLPYIGNTGENRENGPTLF, encoded by the coding sequence ATGCAAGCGGGCGAAGAGGAACCAAACCTTCGCCCCACAAAACTGTCTGAGTTCATTGGACAAAAAGAGGTTCTGGCCAATCTATCGGTTTATGTTGAGGCAGCTCGCAAACGAAAGAGCCCACTCGACCATGTTCTCATTTCGGGTCCTCCGGGCCTTGGGAAAACAACCCTCGCCAATATCATCGCAAATGAACTGGCTGTTGCCTTCACACCCACCTCGGCTCCTGCCATTTCAAAGGGTGCTGATTTGGTTCGGTTTCTTACCTTACTCAAAACAAACGAAGTCCTTTTCATCGATGAAATCCATGGTTTTATCAAAAAACAGGAAGAACTTTTATACCCTGCCATGGAGAACTTTTTTGTGGATTTGGTTGTGGGCGAAGGTGTCACTGCCAATGCCTTACAAATCCAACTCCAACCATTTACCTTAGTGGGTGCCACAACAAGGTCTGGGCTTGTCAGTGATCCTTTAAAATCAAGGTTTGGTATCCACCTCAAACTTGATTTTTATACCGATGAAGAAATGCAAATCATCGTCGATCGTTCTGCAAAATTACTCGGAGTGAACCTCGGAGAAGGTGTGGCGATGGAAGTGGGAAAACGCAGTCGAAAAACTCCAAGGATTGCGAACCATCTCTTAAAACGAGTGCGAGATTTTGCAGAAGTCAACAATGAAACATCCGTTAGCTTGAAGACTTGTCGTTATGCATTTGATCGTATGGGTGTGGACCATTTGGGACTTGATGCCGTGGACAGGCAAATCCTCGACATTCTCATTTCTCGTTATGGAGGTGGACCTGTCGGAATCAAACCAATTGCTGTTGTCTTAGGGGAAGAAGAAAGAACCATCGAAGATACTTATGAACCCTTTCTCGTGCGAGTGGGTCTCATCGACCGCACTCCGCAAGGTCGAGTGGCTACGAAAAAAGCTTACGAACATTTAGGACTTCCTTATATTGGAAATACGGGAGAAAATCGTGAAAATGGCCCCACTCTCTTTTGA
- a CDS encoding GlmU family protein, which produces MNLLLDDSKRNPSLEPLSRFHSFFEWNLGGMTLLEKLERKYPGAKIYYKGPNEDFETLIFNRYPHVIPANLDSYDSIYSADSFLPWELLGTVTSIIEDTLTIEKEWKRFRQKYKAKQSGFHIVGKDKHLYIHAGATVYPGVVFDTTHGPILIEDGVKISSFSFLEGPLYVGKNSQIDNARITGGTLVGNQCRIGGEVENSIILDYTNKHHEGFLGHSFVSNWVNLGALSTTSDLKNNYGIVKLKIGDSVVNTGTIKFGSIIGPFTKLAIGVMSNTGTVFDVASNIVESRIQGYVPPFTWIKPGGRYRLEEFLFDTKKIMARRSINLFDFEDFYLRKLYGKCTE; this is translated from the coding sequence GTGAATCTCCTGTTAGATGATTCCAAACGCAATCCTTCACTAGAACCACTTTCCAGGTTCCATTCCTTTTTTGAATGGAATTTGGGAGGTATGACACTTCTTGAAAAGTTAGAAAGAAAATACCCTGGTGCCAAAATTTATTATAAAGGGCCCAACGAAGATTTTGAAACTTTAATTTTTAATCGTTATCCTCATGTTATACCAGCTAACTTAGATTCGTATGATTCTATTTACAGCGCAGATTCTTTTTTGCCTTGGGAACTACTTGGAACAGTCACATCTATCATCGAAGATACACTTACAATCGAAAAGGAATGGAAACGATTCAGGCAAAAATACAAAGCAAAACAATCTGGATTTCATATTGTAGGAAAAGACAAACATTTATACATCCATGCAGGTGCCACCGTTTATCCTGGAGTTGTTTTTGATACAACGCATGGGCCAATTCTCATCGAAGATGGAGTCAAAATTTCCTCTTTTAGTTTTTTAGAAGGACCATTGTATGTTGGCAAAAATAGCCAGATTGACAATGCACGAATCACTGGAGGAACTCTCGTCGGGAACCAATGTCGTATTGGTGGGGAAGTGGAAAATTCTATTATTTTGGATTATACCAACAAACACCATGAAGGTTTTTTGGGTCATAGTTTTGTTTCGAACTGGGTCAACTTAGGAGCCTTATCAACAACAAGTGACTTAAAGAATAATTATGGGATCGTAAAACTAAAGATAGGTGATTCGGTTGTTAACACTGGAACTATCAAATTTGGTTCTATCATTGGTCCATTTACGAAGTTAGCGATTGGGGTGATGTCTAACACAGGAACAGTTTTCGATGTTGCTAGTAATATCGTTGAATCAAGGATCCAGGGGTATGTTCCTCCGTTTACTTGGATCAAACCAGGTGGTCGTTATCGTCTTGAAGAGTTTTTATTCGATACAAAAAAAATAATGGCTCGAAGAAGTATCAATTTATTTGATTTCGAAGATTTTTATCTGAGAAAACTATATGGAAAATGTACGGAGTGA